ACTCTGAATATTCAATCAATGGCAAAAATTACTAGAAAAATGAGCCAGTTGACTTGTTTGCTCAGACACTATATTCATACCTCATAGCAAACCAATAGCTAGGCTAAAGAGTCGTTAGCTATAATTTAAATTGTTTATATTCAATTGGTTAGTAAGTGGGTTTGGTTTTTATTTACCACTAACCTAAGAGAGCAAAACAAAGCGCCTTGTGATTTTTAGCATACTATGCAAATTATCTAAAATTAATTCAGCGTGCGATGTTTTGCATAACTACTCAATAATAGACAAGATATTCAGATTGAAAAAGGGTTTACAATGAGCACACAATTTCAAGCATTTAAAGATAAAGTTGAACACTGTTTATGTGCACCTGGCGACGGTGTTTTTACGGTCAATACGGCTAAAGAACGCAAAGCAGCGCTTAGAAATAAATTATATGGGCAAACTGAAAATGTCGATGTTTTATGGCGTGACTCACTTAACGAGCTACCTAATTCACCACATAAAGCAGTAATGCTAGGCATTAGCTCTGATTGCGGTGGTGGGATTTTACGTGGCGCTAACTGGGGGCCTTTATTTTTACGCTCAGCATTGATTGATCAACAAACACAGTGTCGTTCGTTTGATTTAGGTGATGTACGTGTAATACCGCATTTATTACACGATAAGTATTTAAATGAGGCCACTATCACTAATTGCCAAAAGGCCCTATACGGAAATGACAATAACGATCATTATGTAAGCCCATTGTCTATTACTGAAGATGTGTGTGATAGCTTTTATGCGACATTCCAAGACAAAGGTATTTTTGGTATTGGCGGCGACCACTCAATTAGCTACCCGTTAACAAAAGCGTATTTAAAAGCAAAACGCGAGCAAGGTAAACGTACGGCAATTATTCACTTTGATGCTCACACCGACTTACTCGTAGAGCGTTTGGGCATTGACTTATGTTTTGGCTCTTGGTGCACACATATTTTAGAATTCTTACCAGCGCCGCATCATTTAATTCAATTTGGTATTCGCTCAAGTGGCAAGCCTAAATCACATTGGGAAAGTACTTTTGGCGTAAAACAACATTGGGCTGCTGAAATTATAGAGCGTGGCGCAGCTGCGGTTGCGGCTGATGTTATTGCGCAATTAAAAGCAGACAAGGTCGATGAAGTGTATGTAAGCTTTGATATTGATGCCCTCGATGCCGAATTTGCATCAGCAACAGGTACACCCGAAGAAAATGGCTTAACGCCACAACACGCACTTGATATTTTGTCAGCGATTGCTGATGAATTCCCTATAACGGGGGCTGATATGATGGAGATAGCTCCGTTTACTGACAGCTCTTTAGTGGGTCAATCAAGCTCTGAGACGACACTGAGAGAAGGCGCTAAAATCTCAGCGTTTTTAATTAACGCAATGAACCGC
The genomic region above belongs to Pseudoalteromonas undina and contains:
- a CDS encoding arginase family protein; translation: MSTQFQAFKDKVEHCLCAPGDGVFTVNTAKERKAALRNKLYGQTENVDVLWRDSLNELPNSPHKAVMLGISSDCGGGILRGANWGPLFLRSALIDQQTQCRSFDLGDVRVIPHLLHDKYLNEATITNCQKALYGNDNNDHYVSPLSITEDVCDSFYATFQDKGIFGIGGDHSISYPLTKAYLKAKREQGKRTAIIHFDAHTDLLVERLGIDLCFGSWCTHILEFLPAPHHLIQFGIRSSGKPKSHWESTFGVKQHWAAEIIERGAAAVAADVIAQLKADKVDEVYVSFDIDALDAEFASATGTPEENGLTPQHALDILSAIADEFPITGADMMEIAPFTDSSLVGQSSSETTLREGAKISAFLINAMNR